A genomic window from Prunus persica cultivar Lovell chromosome G2, Prunus_persica_NCBIv2, whole genome shotgun sequence includes:
- the LOC18786541 gene encoding ETHYLENE INSENSITIVE 3-like 1 protein — MGIFEEMGFCGELDFLSTTSGEGDGDGVDAAPEHEPEATVEEDYSDEEMDVDELEKRMWRDRMLLKKLKEQNKGKERVDNARQRQSQEQARRKKMSRAQDGILKYMLKMMEVCKAQGFVYGIIPEKGKPVSGASDNLRAWWKEKVRFDRNGPAAISKYQADHSILGKDEDWSGVASTPHTLQELQDTTLGSLLSALMQHCDPPQRRFPLEKGVAPPWWPTGNEVWWPQLNLPKDQGPPPYKKPHDLKKAWKVGVLTAVIKHMSPDIAKIRKLVRQSKCLQDKMTAKESATWLAIINQEEALARSLYPDRCPPLLAGGSGSFAISGTSDYDVEGIDDEQNVEIEDCKPHVNHFHIGTAGQRDRPLPQIKGELIEINSDFGQKRKQLAEEPPIMLNPNIYTCEYPQCPYHDYRRAFLDITARNNHQLNCAYRNNSLQVFGMSSFQLNNEKPAVFSLPLGQPTQAVQQPVSQAGSFNASGFGLADDGQKMISELMSFYDSNIQQNKNSSPGNLNVVEGHNQQQAEFRFAMNDNFFGQRVDMGRNMSEPTPMPVDMGCNISETTPMPMHRQAFPSTEVQFDQCTIFDSPFGDNPNDTVDLRFDSPLHLAPADYNVLDPPKQDASFWFP; from the coding sequence ATGGGGATCTTTGAGGAAATGGGTTTCTGTGGTGAGCTTGACTTTCTTTCGACTACCTCTGGGGAAGGTGACGGCGACGGCGTCGACGCAGCTCCAGAACATGAACCAGAGGCAACAGTAGAGGAGGATTATAGTGATGAAGAAATGGATGTTGACGAGCTTGAGAAGAGGATGTGGAGAGATCGAATGCTATTGAAGAAGctgaaagaacaaaataagGGAAAGGAAAGAGTTGACAATGCAAGGCAGCGTCAATCACAGGAACAAGCTCGGAGGAAGAAGATGTCACGGGCACAAGACGGAATCCTGAAATATATGCTGAAAATGATGGAAGTTTGCAAAGCTCAGGGTTTCGTTTATGGGATTATCcctgaaaaaggaaaaccagTGAGTGGTGCTTCTGACAATCTCCGAGCATGgtggaaagaaaaagtaagaTTTGATCGTAATGGCCCAGCTGCAATTTCCAAGTATCAGGCAGATCATTCAATCCTTGGGAAGGATGAAGACTGGAGTGGAGTGGCATCAACTCCTCACACCTTGCAGGAGCTCCAAGACACCACTCTTGGTTCACTTTTGTCTGCACTGATGCAGCACTGTGATCCACCCCAAAGACGTTTCCCATTGGAGAAGGGTGTTGCCCCACCTTGGTGGCCTACTGGTAATGAGGTATGGTGGCCTCAATTGAATCTGCCCAAGGATCAGGGTCCTCCTCCATACAAGAAGCCTCATGATCTGAAGAAGGCGTGGAAGGTTGGCGTTCTCACGGCTGTGATAAAGCACATGTCACCAGATATTGCCAAGATCCGCAAGCTTGTTCGTCAGTCTAAATGTCTGCAGGACAAAATGACTGCTAAGGAGAGCGCCACTTGGCTAGCCATTATAAACCAGGAGGAAGCTTTGGCCCGGAGTTTGTATCCTGATAGATGTCCTCCTCTATTGGCTGGTGGTAGTGGCTCTTTTGCAATCAGTGGAACCAGTGATTATGATGTTGAAGGGATTGATGATGAACAAAATGTTGAAATAGAGGATTGCAAACCTCATGTTAATCACTTCCACATTGGTACTGCTGGACAAAGAGATAGGCCGTTACCGCAGATTAAGGGAGAGCTCATTGAGATCAACTCGGATTTTGGTCAAAAGAGGAAGCAGCTGGCTGAAGAGCCACCAATTATGCTAAATCCGAACATTTACACCTGCGAATACCCCCAATGCCCATATCATGATTATCGTCGGGCTTTTCTTGACATAACTGCAAGAAACAATCACCAGTTGAATTGTGCATACCGGAATAATTCTTTACAAGTGTTTGGAATGTCCAGCTTTCAACTTAACAATGAAAAACCTGCGGTCTTCTCTCTACCCCTTGGTCAACCAACACAAGCTGTTCAACAACCAGTGAGCCAGGCAGGTAGTTTTAATGCTTCAGGATTTGGACTGGCTGATGATGGACAGAAAATGATATCTGAGCTTATGTCATTTTATGATAGTAATATTCAGCAGAACAAGAACTCCAGTCCTGGAAACCTCAATGTTGTAGAAGGCCACAACCAGCAGCAGGCAGAATTTCGTTTTGCAATGAATGATAACTTCTTTGGTCAAAGGGTGGATATGGGACGCAACATGTCTGAACCCACCCCCATGCCTGTGGATATGGGATGCAACATTTCTGAAACAACCCCCATGCCTATGCATCGTCAAGCTTTCCCATCCACGGAAGTTCAGTTTGATCAGTGCACAATATTTGACTCTCCATTTGGTGACAATCCCAATGATACTGTTGACCTAAGATTTGACTCCCCGCTTCACTTGGCACCAGCTGACTATAATGTTCTGGACCCACCAAAGCAAGATGCATCCTTTTGGTTCCCATAA